CACCACTGTGGTCTTGGTACGCTGATGCAGTAGCTTGATTTCGGTCCGCATCTCCACACGCAGCTTGGCATCGAGGTTGGACAGCGGCTCGTCAAACAGGAACAGCCCCGGGTTGCGTGCCAGCGCCCGCCCCATCGCCACCCGTTGACGCTGGCCACCGGACAGCTGCCCCGGCTTACGGTCCAGCAAATGTTCAATTTGCAGCATTTTGGCCACACGGGCCAAGGTGGTGGCCTGCTCTTCCTTCGGCACGTTACGCATTTCCATGCCGAAGGTGATGTTCTGCCGCACATTCATGTTGGGATAGAGCGCATAGCTCTGGAACACCATGGCGATATCACGGTCCTTCGGTGGTACATCGTTCACCACCCGGTCACCGATCACGATTTCGCCGCTGGTGACGCTCTCCAGGCCCGCAATCAGGTTCATCAGGGTGGACTTGCCACACCCGGAAGGCCCGACCAGGATCAGGAACTGCCCCGGCTCGATCTCGATATTGATGCCCTTGAGGATGTCGGTCCCGCCGAAGCTCTTTTTGACATTCTTGATTTTCAATGCACGCATGTTTGCATTCCTTTGCGGGGCGCGCCCCGTCAGCCCTTGACGGCGCCGGCGGTGAGGCCGCGCACGAAGTATTTGCCCGCGATGAGGTACACCAGCATGGTGGGCAGACCGGCAATGATGGCCGCCGCCATGTCCACGTTGTATTCCTTCACCCCGGTGGAAGTATTCACCAGATTGTTGAGGCCCACCGTAATCGGTTTGCTGTCTGCTCCGGAGAACACCACGCCAAACAGGAAGTCGTTCCAGATATTGGTGAACTGCCAGATCAGCGTCACCATGAAGATCGGGGTGGACAGCGGCAGGATGATGCGCCAGAAGATGCGGAAGAACCCTGCGCCATCCAGCGTCGCAGCCTTCACCAGCTCATCCGGAATCGAGATGTAGTAGTTACGGAAAAACAGCGTGGTCGACGCAATCCCCATCAGCACGTGCACCGTTACCAGCCCCCAGATTGACTCGGTCAGCCCCAGCCAGCCCAGCGTCTGCGACATCGGCAGCAGCACCACCTGCAGCGGCATGAACACGCCAAACAGCATCAGCGAGAAGATCAGGTCCGATCCCTTGAAGCGCCACTTGGTCAGCACATAGCCATTGATGGCCCCCAGCAGGGTGGAGGTCAGCACAGCTGGCACCACCATCATCACCGAATTGAGGAAGTAGGGCTTGAGGCCACTGCATTCAATACCGGTACAGGCACCCGACCACGCCTTGAGCCAGGCGGTAAAGTCCAGCGCACTGGGCAAGGCCAGCAGGCCGCCGTTGCGGATGTCATCCATCGACTTCAGCGAGGTGGACAGCATCACATACATCGGCATCAGGTAGAACAGCGCGGCCAGCAGCAGCACTGCATAAATCACGAAGCGTCCGCTCTTAGCCATTTTTCTTGTAACCCCGCAGCTCCGAATACAGATAAGGCACCACGATGGCCGCCAGCATGGCCAGCATCATGGTGGAACTGGCCGCCCCCATACCGAGCTTGCCGCGCTCGAACGCCATGGTGTACATGAACGAGGCCGGCATGTCGGTGGAGTAACCCGGTCCGCGATTGGTCAGGGCAATCACCAGGTCAAAGCTCTTGATCGCCAGATGCGCCAGAATCATGATGGTGCTGAAAAACACCGGGCGCAGCGACGGAATGATGATGCGCCAGTAGATGCGCGGCAGCGAGGCACCATCCACCTGGGCCGCCTTGATGATGGAATCGTCAATCCCGCGCAAACCGGCAAGGAACAGCGCCATCACGAAGCCCGAGGACTGCCACACCCCAGCAATCACCACCGTGTAGATGGCGTAATCCGGGTTGACCAGCCAGTCGAAGGTAAAGTTGGGAAAGCCCCAGGACTGCACCAGATGCTCCAGCCCGAACTCCGGGTTCAGCATCCACTTCCAGGCGGTACCGGTCACGATGAAGGACAGCGCCATCGGGTACAGATAGATACTGCGCAGCGCCCCTTCCAGACGGATCTTCTGATCCAGCAGGATCGCCAGAAACAGGCCCAGTACCGTGCCCACCAGGATGAACAAGCCGCCGAAAATACCCAGGTTCTTGACCGCCACCCACCAGCGGTCGTTCTCCCACAGTGCCTCATAGTGCACCGTGCCCGCCCAGTCATAGTTGGGCAGCATGCGGGATTCCGAGAACGACAGGTAGCCGTTCCACAGGATGAAGCCATAAATGAAGATCAGCGACAGCACAAAGGATGGCGCAACCACCATCTTCGGCAACCACTGGTCCAGTCGGCGCGTGCCGACAACGGATGATTGATCAGACATGACAATACCTTTGCTCGTCAGGCAAGCCTGTATGCATTGACTATACAACACCCCGTGCAGGACGCACGGTCAGGGCATTGGAAAGTGAAAAGGGGCACGCAGCATGACGCTGGTGCCCCTTTTCACGCCGGGCCTGGGCCCGGCGTCAAGGCTTGCGTCAGACTGGTAACGCTTACTTGGCTTGTGCTGCAGCGGCGATCTTGGCCATGGCGTCTTTGGCGCTCATGCCGTTGGTGTTCCAGTAGTTGGAAACGGCATCCTTGATGGCGCCTGCAGCAGCCGGGGAAACGGCCATACCGTGGGCGATGGACGGTTGCAGACCGCCATTCTTGGCCGTGGCCAGGAAGTCCTTGTTGGACTGCTGGGCGCAGCTGTCAAACTTGTCCATCTTGGAGTCGGTGCGTACCGGGATGGAACCCTTGTTCAGGTTGAATACTTCCTGGAATTCCGGGCTCAGGATGGCAGCAGCCAGATCGCCTTGTGCCTTGGCATTGTTGGCATCCTTCTGCTTGAACATCACGAAGCTGTCCACGTTGAAGGTGTAGGCATTGGCGGAACCCGGAGTCGCTGCGCAGACGAAGTCGGTGCCTGGTGCCTTGCCAGCAGCAACGAATTCACCCTTGGCCCAGTCACCCATGATTTGCATGCCGGCCTTGCCCTGGATCACCATGGCAGTAGCCAGGTTCCAGTCACGACCCGGAGCGCCCTTGTCCACATAGCTCTGGATCTTCTTGAACACGGTCAGGGCTTTTTCCATGGTCGGCGACTTCAGCGCCTTCTGGTCCAGCTTCACCAGTGCATCGTTGTAGAACTTGGCACCACCGACACCCAGCACCACCGCTTCAAAGGTGGTGAAGTCTTGCCAGTCCTGGCCACCGTGTGCGACCGGGATAATGCCTGCAGCCTTGAACTTGTCGGCCAGCGCGAAGAATTCGTCCCAGTTGGCCGGAGCCTTGCCGCCCACCTTGTCCAGCGCGGCCTTGTTGACCCACAGCCAGTTCACGCGGTGCACGTTCACCGGGGCCGCCACGTAAGCGCCCTTGTATTTCATCTGCTGGGACACGACAGACGGCAGCACCTTGTCCCAGTTGT
This genomic stretch from Leeia aquatica harbors:
- a CDS encoding ABC transporter ATP-binding protein; this translates as MRALKIKNVKKSFGGTDILKGINIEIEPGQFLILVGPSGCGKSTLMNLIAGLESVTSGEIVIGDRVVNDVPPKDRDIAMVFQSYALYPNMNVRQNITFGMEMRNVPKEEQATTLARVAKMLQIEHLLDRKPGQLSGGQRQRVAMGRALARNPGLFLFDEPLSNLDAKLRVEMRTEIKLLHQRTKTTVVYVTHDQIEAMTLGDRIAVMRDGVIQQFGSPQEIYDNPANMFVAGFIGSPSMNFIPTKLVAREGGLGVEIQHGEQHWVFPLPEKKGLEAWVGKDVVLGIRPEQLTANSEGYDCKVDIIEPTGPDTLVFVELNHKEVVCRVHPRDAKLPGETIRLGVDLSKAVLFDPKTEQRID
- a CDS encoding carbohydrate ABC transporter permease: MAKSGRFVIYAVLLLAALFYLMPMYVMLSTSLKSMDDIRNGGLLALPSALDFTAWLKAWSGACTGIECSGLKPYFLNSVMMVVPAVLTSTLLGAINGYVLTKWRFKGSDLIFSLMLFGVFMPLQVVLLPMSQTLGWLGLTESIWGLVTVHVLMGIASTTLFFRNYYISIPDELVKAATLDGAGFFRIFWRIILPLSTPIFMVTLIWQFTNIWNDFLFGVVFSGADSKPITVGLNNLVNTSTGVKEYNVDMAAAIIAGLPTMLVYLIAGKYFVRGLTAGAVKG
- a CDS encoding ABC transporter substrate-binding protein, whose amino-acid sequence is MSLKLKTLLKALTVAGVVSAAGAAVAGEVEVLHWWTSGGEAKSVAELKKMMQAKGHTWKDFAVAGGAGDNAMTVLKSRVVSGNPPAAAQIKGPAIQEWAAEGGVADISAVAKANNWDKVLPSVVSQQMKYKGAYVAAPVNVHRVNWLWVNKAALDKVGGKAPANWDEFFALADKFKAAGIIPVAHGGQDWQDFTTFEAVVLGVGGAKFYNDALVKLDQKALKSPTMEKALTVFKKIQSYVDKGAPGRDWNLATAMVIQGKAGMQIMGDWAKGEFVAAGKAPGTDFVCAATPGSANAYTFNVDSFVMFKQKDANNAKAQGDLAAAILSPEFQEVFNLNKGSIPVRTDSKMDKFDSCAQQSNKDFLATAKNGGLQPSIAHGMAVSPAAAGAIKDAVSNYWNTNGMSAKDAMAKIAAAAQAK
- a CDS encoding carbohydrate ABC transporter permease; this encodes MSDQSSVVGTRRLDQWLPKMVVAPSFVLSLIFIYGFILWNGYLSFSESRMLPNYDWAGTVHYEALWENDRWWVAVKNLGIFGGLFILVGTVLGLFLAILLDQKIRLEGALRSIYLYPMALSFIVTGTAWKWMLNPEFGLEHLVQSWGFPNFTFDWLVNPDYAIYTVVIAGVWQSSGFVMALFLAGLRGIDDSIIKAAQVDGASLPRIYWRIIIPSLRPVFFSTIMILAHLAIKSFDLVIALTNRGPGYSTDMPASFMYTMAFERGKLGMGAASSTMMLAMLAAIVVPYLYSELRGYKKNG